Proteins encoded by one window of Salmonirosea aquatica:
- a CDS encoding SCO family protein yields MWACDDTPNRLPILGERDAVTREVDGKTVIDTVYNTIPDFAFINQKGDTVTQKDVAGKIYITDFFFTSCPTICPVMKRQMIKVYDKIKGNPDVMILSHSIDPEHDTPAVLNQYAQDLGVEGTQWEFLTGPKEKIYDIGQGSYLVTAKEDGTAEGGYIHSGAFVLIDKDRRVRGMYDGTTDEGAKKLMNDIDVLLAEYK; encoded by the coding sequence ATGTGGGCCTGCGACGATACTCCGAACCGCCTCCCTATCTTGGGCGAGCGCGATGCGGTAACCCGGGAAGTGGATGGAAAAACGGTAATCGACACTGTTTATAATACAATCCCGGATTTTGCTTTCATCAACCAGAAAGGCGATACCGTAACGCAAAAGGATGTGGCTGGTAAAATATACATTACCGATTTCTTTTTCACTTCCTGTCCCACCATTTGCCCTGTGATGAAAAGGCAAATGATTAAGGTTTATGATAAAATTAAGGGTAATCCGGATGTCATGATTCTCTCCCATTCCATTGATCCTGAGCATGACACGCCTGCGGTACTTAACCAATACGCCCAGGATTTGGGAGTTGAAGGTACCCAATGGGAGTTTTTGACCGGTCCCAAGGAAAAGATCTACGACATCGGTCAGGGAAGTTACCTGGTGACTGCCAAAGAAGATGGTACTGCCGAAGGCGGTTATATTCACAGCGGGGCATTTGTGCTGATCGACAAAGACCGCCGGGTACGGGGTATGTACGATGGCACTACCGACGAAGGAGCCAAGAAACTGATGAACGACATCGACGTTCTGCTAGCCGAATACAAATGA
- a CDS encoding viral A-type inclusion protein codes for MNTRILLFILVTFSISSCNQKDDRVQELEKEVLDIHDAVMPKMGEIMALKKGLDQKIAQLDSMQQEGVSSTTLAQERQQVLDLSKRLTQADSLMMGWMYEYRGDSAKALPDGEALEYFRLEKDKIKHVQKITDESILDAKKFLK; via the coding sequence ATGAATACCCGGATATTGCTGTTCATACTGGTAACTTTTAGCATTTCATCCTGTAATCAAAAGGACGACCGCGTGCAGGAATTGGAAAAGGAAGTACTGGACATTCATGATGCCGTAATGCCCAAAATGGGAGAAATCATGGCTTTGAAAAAAGGGTTGGATCAGAAAATAGCCCAGTTGGATAGCATGCAGCAGGAGGGAGTCAGCAGCACAACCCTGGCGCAGGAACGCCAACAGGTATTGGACTTAAGCAAACGACTGACCCAGGCCGACAGCCTGATGATGGGGTGGATGTACGAGTACCGGGGTGATTCGGCGAAGGCTCTGCCGGATGGTGAGGCTCTGGAATATTTCAGACTCGAAAAGGATAAAATTAAGCATGTGCAGAAAATAACGGATGAAAGCATTCTGGATGCCAAAAAGTTTTTGAAATAA
- the recN gene encoding DNA repair protein RecN: protein MLTNLLIKNYALIEHLELAPDPQLNIITGETGAGKSIMLGAIGLLLGNRADTKSLYDSAKKCIIEGTYDVLGYALEHVFEEEELDFGTHCIVRREISPSGKSRAFVNDTPVNLETLRRVTNQLMDIHSQHDSIMLGNNEFQLEVVDVYAQTENLLKKYRNDYRNYRQAKEQYETLKKETDRLRREFDYNNFLYQELTEANLTLDEQETLEKELNLLENAVEIKEKLQLAYDYLDNPEQSILDLLKNAVSTLTQASRLVQDYATLRDRAQSTLIELRDLADEIGTAGGQVEVDDDRSTLVRERLDLIYQLQQKHQVRAVADLLKIQASLEKKVSKVLNMDDELAKALTNTERTHDRMMQSARKLSSARKNVTKAIEKNVCEGLIDLGMPNASISIEISEVPPTSDGIDFFSFLFSANKGIRPQELKNVASGGEFSRLMLVIKYILADKRKLPTIVFDEIDTGVSGEIAIKMGNMMRQMAKNHQIIAITHLHQIAAQGSAHYFVYKDHSSDKTVSRIRRLGFEERVGEIAQMIGGNRPSETVVSNAREILTHTTAHMNEKTQTKLF from the coding sequence ATGCTCACGAATCTCCTTATAAAAAATTATGCGCTCATTGAGCATCTCGAATTAGCGCCTGATCCTCAGCTCAATATCATCACGGGTGAAACCGGAGCTGGGAAATCCATCATGCTGGGTGCTATTGGCCTGCTGCTGGGAAACCGGGCCGATACGAAATCCTTGTACGATTCTGCTAAAAAATGCATCATCGAAGGTACCTATGATGTGCTGGGCTATGCGCTTGAGCACGTATTCGAAGAAGAAGAGCTCGATTTTGGCACCCATTGCATTGTGCGCCGTGAAATAAGCCCCAGTGGCAAGTCACGGGCCTTTGTGAATGATACCCCTGTGAACCTCGAGACGTTGCGGCGGGTAACCAACCAACTGATGGATATTCATTCCCAGCACGATTCCATCATGCTGGGCAATAATGAGTTTCAGCTTGAAGTGGTGGATGTGTATGCCCAAACTGAAAATCTGCTCAAAAAATACCGAAATGATTATCGGAACTATCGGCAGGCAAAAGAACAGTACGAAACCCTGAAAAAGGAAACCGACCGCTTGCGGCGGGAGTTTGACTACAATAATTTTCTTTATCAGGAGCTCACCGAAGCGAACTTGACGCTTGACGAGCAGGAAACGCTGGAAAAGGAATTGAATCTGCTGGAAAACGCCGTAGAAATCAAGGAAAAGCTCCAATTGGCTTACGACTACCTGGATAATCCCGAACAATCGATTCTTGATCTGTTAAAGAACGCTGTAAGTACCCTTACCCAGGCCAGCCGCCTGGTGCAGGACTATGCTACCCTACGCGACCGTGCCCAAAGTACCCTGATCGAATTACGGGATTTGGCCGATGAGATCGGAACTGCCGGTGGACAGGTTGAGGTGGATGATGACCGCAGTACCCTGGTCCGTGAGCGACTGGATTTGATTTACCAACTTCAACAGAAGCATCAGGTACGTGCGGTCGCTGACCTACTGAAGATTCAGGCTAGTCTGGAAAAAAAGGTAAGCAAAGTCCTGAACATGGACGATGAACTGGCCAAGGCTCTGACAAATACTGAGCGCACGCATGACCGCATGATGCAGAGTGCACGGAAACTTTCCTCAGCCCGAAAGAACGTCACGAAGGCGATTGAGAAAAATGTATGCGAAGGACTCATCGATCTGGGAATGCCCAATGCATCCATCAGTATTGAGATTTCTGAGGTACCCCCTACCAGCGATGGGATCGACTTTTTTTCGTTTTTGTTCAGTGCCAATAAAGGAATTCGTCCCCAGGAGTTAAAAAATGTAGCATCAGGGGGCGAATTCTCGCGTCTGATGCTGGTAATTAAATACATCCTGGCCGACAAACGCAAACTTCCGACAATAGTTTTTGACGAAATCGATACGGGTGTTTCGGGTGAAATTGCAATCAAAATGGGAAATATGATGCGGCAGATGGCCAAAAACCACCAGATTATTGCCATCACGCATCTGCACCAGATCGCCGCTCAGGGATCGGCTCATTATTTTGTTTACAAAGACCACTCTTCGGATAAAACCGTCAGCCGGATTCGGCGCCTGGGCTTCGAGGAACGGGTAGGGGAAATAGCTCAGATGATCGGTGGCAACAGACCCTCGGAAACCGTAGTAAGCAATGCCCGTGAGATCCTGACCCATACTACTGCCCACATGAATGAAAAAACGCAAACCAAACTTTTTTAA